From the Candidatus Nanopelagicus hibericus genome, the window CCTAGAAAATCTACAGATCGGGAAAGGATTTTTCTGGTTACAAGTCTGATCGTATTTTCAATCACTTTGTGGCCTTTTCTGTTATATATCGGTGCAACCTCATCGGCTATCGAGTCTTTTGGTTTTGTTGGTAGCGTTATTGCCCAATTGTTAATGGTTTGGCAGCGCTTTGAAGCATGGCCGATTTGGTTCATAGTAGATCTTGCATATACCTACCAATACTTTTCAGGCGGACTTTATTTAACCGCATTTTTATATTTAATTTTCACGGGAATTGCTGTGTGGGGATGGGTTCGTTGGCGCAGGGAAGCAGAAAAAACAATTAATGATTGAATATCCTGACTTGTTGGAGGAAATTAACAAGATTGATCCAACCCAACCTATTTGCTTGGCAATTGACGGAGTTGCAGGTTCAGGTAAGACAACTCTTGCATCAAAATTATGTGATGATCTCAAAAATTGTCAGGTTGTGCATATGGATGATCTATATGAGGGTTGGAATGACCCTATATCGCAAAGACTCACCACCAGAGTTATCAGAGAGTTACTAGCGCCATTCTCTGAGCAAATATCGGTGAGATATCAAAAATTTAATTGGGCATTAAATAAATTTGAAAAATTCATTAATCTAGGAGTTCCAAATAGATTGATACTTGAAGGAGTAGGAGCTGGCCAAAGGGAGTTTCGAAAGTATTTTTCTAAAATTATATGGGTTGAATATGACCCTCAGCAAGGTTTTGATCGTGTGATTGCGCGAGATGGTGAAGGCATAAAAGAAGAAATGAAAAATTTCTTAATAGACCAGAATAAACATTTTAATGCTGAATTAACCAGGAATGCTGCGGATTACATCATTTCTGGTGCGCCCTAAACTCTAATTTGAGGACCCTTCCCTTAAACTTTAACTGTGTCTGATTTAACGGGTGAGCTGATAGATAATCGCTACCTCCTTCAGCGAAAATTAGCCTCCGGTGGTATGGCAACAATTTATGCTGGCATTGATACCCGTTTAGATCGTCCAGTAGCGGTAAAAATCATGCACCCTCATCTAGCGAATGATGAAGCCTTTGTATCAAGATTTATTAAAGAAGCAAAGGCTACTGCAGCCTTGTCTCATCCCAATATAGTTTCAATTCAAGATCAGGGATGGAATCAAGGCGGCCCACCTGCAGTATTTCTAGTAATGGAGTTAGTAGAAGGCACAACACTTCGTGACTATTTAAATGAAAATTCTGGGCTTTCAATTGATCAGACATTACAAATAATAATTCCAGTGCTATCCGCCTTATCTGCCGCCCACAGAATCGGCATAATTCATCGGGATATAAAGCCAGAAAATATCTTGATATCAAAGGATGGGCGAATCAAGGTGGCAGATTTTGGATTAGCAAGAAATACAGCGGTCAATCAAACCATGACTGCTGAGTCGAGTGTAGTTCTAGGCAGTGTCTCCTATCTTTCACCCGAACAGGTTCAGCGCGGAGTCGCAGATGCTAGAAGTGATGTTTATGCAATCGGTATTGTTTTATTTGAAATGCTCACTGGATCAAAGCCATATGAGGGTGAAACCCCAATACAAATTGCCTACCGACATGTGAATGATCGTATTCCCAATATTCAAAGTATTAAGCCAAGTACTCCCGCAGCAATAGCTGAACTGGTCTTTGCAGCCACTGCGCCAAACCCGGACCATCGGCCAAAAGATGCTGAAGATTTACACAATAAGATTCGTGAAATTCAGATACAAATTGATCCAAAGCGTAGACAAATGAGTTTAGAGCTTGACCTGCCTCCTGTGGTTACAAAAAGTGGTAAGCGAGGAAAAGTGTCAGTAGCCTCAGCTTTTGGTGGCTTTAAGGAAAAGACATCTCAATTAATCTCATCTAAACCAATCAATGTAAGCAAAGCTGAGGATTCAGTGGGCACTAAAAGGCGAAAAGTATCAAGAAGAGTCAAACGCAATCGAATTATTGCTTTGCTGTTGCTAGCTAGTTTGATTTTTGGTGGCTATCAATTAATTGGAGTGGGAAAAATTTCAGTTCCTTCACTTGCCGGATTGACACAATCTGAGGCCAAATCAACCCTGGCTGAGATTGGTCTTGCATCCGAAATTACAGAAGAAGTCTTTGATGAAGACATACCTAAGGGCAAAGTAATATCTTCCAAACCAGCTGGGGGTGGCAAGGTTTCACCCGATGGTGTTGTTGGACTTGTGATTTCTAAAGGTCAAGAGCGAATACAAATTCCAGATCTTAAAGGGGCAACCCCTGACGTCGCTTCCCAACAACTAGCAGCACTGGGCTTAACAGTCGGCGACATAAATGAAAGCTTTGACATGAAAGTTGCATCTGGCTTTGTGATATTGAGTGATCCTAAGAGTGGCGCTGAAGTTAAGCGCAGTTCAATTGTAAATTTGATAGTCAGCAAAGGAATTGAGCAAATATCACTAGTTTCATTTGTGGGCAAGGGCAGTGATGAGGCACTTTCAGAACTCACAAATAAAGGATTTGATGTGGATGCTACTTATAAGTTCAGCGATAATGTTTTCAAAGGGCTGGTGATTTCGCAAACACCCGATAAATCTGAATCGATTAGTATGGGAAGTAAGATCGAGCTAATTATCTCAAAGGGGCCGGAGTTTGTATTTGTGCCTAATGTTTTGGGGAA encodes:
- the pnuC gene encoding nicotinamide riboside transporter PnuC, which codes for MSLLEIFAFLTSLAGVSLGVLGPRITWIFWNLGSLLYAALFFQSSYYASAALQFLFIAGGVWGWFGWGPKGAKPRKSTDRERIFLVTSLIVFSITLWPFLLYIGATSSAIESFGFVGSVIAQLLMVWQRFEAWPIWFIVDLAYTYQYFSGGLYLTAFLYLIFTGIAVWGWVRWRREAEKTIND
- a CDS encoding uridine kinase family protein, with translation MEEINKIDPTQPICLAIDGVAGSGKTTLASKLCDDLKNCQVVHMDDLYEGWNDPISQRLTTRVIRELLAPFSEQISVRYQKFNWALNKFEKFINLGVPNRLILEGVGAGQREFRKYFSKIIWVEYDPQQGFDRVIARDGEGIKEEMKNFLIDQNKHFNAELTRNAADYIISGAP
- the pknB gene encoding Stk1 family PASTA domain-containing Ser/Thr kinase translates to MSDLTGELIDNRYLLQRKLASGGMATIYAGIDTRLDRPVAVKIMHPHLANDEAFVSRFIKEAKATAALSHPNIVSIQDQGWNQGGPPAVFLVMELVEGTTLRDYLNENSGLSIDQTLQIIIPVLSALSAAHRIGIIHRDIKPENILISKDGRIKVADFGLARNTAVNQTMTAESSVVLGSVSYLSPEQVQRGVADARSDVYAIGIVLFEMLTGSKPYEGETPIQIAYRHVNDRIPNIQSIKPSTPAAIAELVFAATAPNPDHRPKDAEDLHNKIREIQIQIDPKRRQMSLELDLPPVVTKSGKRGKVSVASAFGGFKEKTSQLISSKPINVSKAEDSVGTKRRKVSRRVKRNRIIALLLLASLIFGGYQLIGVGKISVPSLAGLTQSEAKSTLAEIGLASEITEEVFDEDIPKGKVISSKPAGGGKVSPDGVVGLVISKGQERIQIPDLKGATPDVASQQLAALGLTVGDINESFDMKVASGFVILSDPKSGAEVKRSSIVNLIVSKGIEQISLVSFVGKGSDEALSELTNKGFDVDATYKFSDNVFKGLVISQTPDKSESISMGSKIELIISKGPEFVFVPNVLGKSKNDASVDLENLGLKVSIKGSGKVNNISPAIGTKVKQGTTITLTLR